From Streptomyces sp. 6-11-2, one genomic window encodes:
- a CDS encoding amidase — MTDLTDLAHLPATEALRRFRDRSLSPVELMTAVIARAEAVEPKVNALAERIFEEALAAACEAEARYMGKGGAPRALEGLAVATKEEQPIAGRRSSDGSLAFQDEIAEQTHPVIERVQAAGGIVHARTTTPEFSCAGYTQSRLWGVTRNPWNLEYTPGGSSGGAGAALAAGETTLATGSDIGGSIRIPASYTGTVGFKPPYGRVPAMTPFNLDTYCHDGPMARTVADCALLQNVIAGPHPLDAVSLRPELVLPERFESAEGLRVALSVTLGDWPVDPEVEANTRAVAQALRAAGAVVEEVEVPIMRADVMRAAMIHFGSVFGPYIGSVAAEHGDRLTTYALDFARRAAEAVREPGSFLQGLEIEAAVQTTLGALLEGYDVLLCPTTAVPALKADDDYLSTKVVINGVELDFYLEAAMTTVFNIASRCPVLSVPSGFASTGVPTGVQVVGRTYDDTTVFRAAAAIEAVRPWNRVPVL, encoded by the coding sequence ATGACCGATCTCACCGACCTCGCCCATCTGCCGGCCACCGAGGCCCTGCGTCGGTTCCGCGACCGCTCCCTGTCACCGGTGGAGCTGATGACCGCGGTCATCGCGCGCGCCGAAGCCGTCGAACCAAAGGTCAACGCACTCGCCGAGCGGATCTTCGAGGAGGCCCTCGCCGCCGCCTGCGAGGCCGAGGCACGGTACATGGGCAAGGGCGGCGCGCCCCGCGCGCTCGAGGGTCTCGCCGTCGCGACGAAGGAGGAGCAGCCGATCGCGGGCCGCCGCAGTTCGGACGGCTCCCTGGCATTCCAGGACGAGATCGCCGAGCAGACGCACCCGGTCATCGAGCGGGTCCAGGCTGCCGGCGGCATCGTGCACGCGCGGACCACGACCCCGGAGTTCAGCTGTGCGGGGTACACGCAGTCACGGCTGTGGGGAGTCACCCGCAACCCGTGGAACCTGGAATACACCCCGGGCGGCTCCTCCGGCGGCGCGGGTGCCGCGCTCGCGGCGGGTGAGACGACGCTCGCGACCGGCTCCGACATCGGCGGCTCCATCCGCATCCCCGCCTCGTACACAGGCACGGTCGGCTTCAAACCGCCGTACGGGCGCGTGCCCGCGATGACGCCGTTCAACCTCGACACGTACTGCCACGACGGTCCGATGGCGCGCACCGTCGCCGACTGCGCCCTGCTGCAGAACGTCATCGCAGGACCCCACCCCCTGGACGCGGTCTCGCTGCGGCCCGAACTCGTGCTGCCCGAGCGGTTCGAGAGCGCCGAGGGCCTGCGGGTGGCGCTCTCGGTCACCCTCGGTGACTGGCCAGTCGATCCCGAGGTCGAGGCCAACACCCGCGCGGTCGCCCAGGCACTGCGCGCGGCCGGGGCCGTCGTCGAGGAAGTCGAGGTCCCCATCATGCGGGCGGACGTGATGCGGGCAGCGATGATCCACTTCGGTTCCGTCTTCGGCCCCTACATAGGGTCGGTCGCCGCCGAGCACGGTGACCGGCTCACCACGTACGCCCTCGACTTCGCCCGGCGGGCCGCCGAGGCCGTCCGCGAACCCGGCAGCTTCCTGCAGGGCCTTGAGATCGAGGCCGCGGTGCAGACGACGCTCGGCGCCCTGCTGGAGGGCTACGACGTCCTGCTGTGCCCGACCACAGCCGTCCCGGCGCTCAAGGCGGACGACGACTACCTCTCGACCAAGGTCGTGATCAACGGAGTCGAGCTGGACTTCTACCTGGAAGCCGCGATGACCACGGTGTTCAACATCGCCAGCCGCTGCCCGGTGCTGAGCGTGCCGTCCGGTTTCGCCTCGACCGGAGTGCCGACGGGGGTGCAGGTCGTCGGGCGCACCTACGACGACACCACGGTGTTCCGCGCCGCGGCGGCGATCGAGGCCGTCCGGCCCTGGAACAGGGTCCCGGTCCTCTGA
- a CDS encoding ABC transporter ATP-binding protein has protein sequence MTAVTGSTGASGLVVDGLRKEFGGHAAVDGVSFTLRPGGSLGIVGESGCGKTTTARILVGLETPDAGTVHLGGRDRSARTRGRAERLARAREIQMVFQDPYLSLDPRISVSACVEEVLRLYFPLDAPARRRRVAELLDQVGLGEREAMALPRRLSGGQRQRVAIARALAARPQVLILDEAVAALDVSIQAQILDLLAGIRRDEGIGFLFVSHDLAVVRHITDEVVVLRAGKIVESGPTTTVLTTPEHPYTRLLLDSVPRPGWDPDRISAGRRALA, from the coding sequence GTGACTGCCGTGACAGGGAGCACCGGCGCGTCCGGTCTCGTGGTGGACGGACTGCGCAAGGAGTTCGGCGGCCACGCGGCGGTCGACGGCGTCTCCTTCACTCTGCGGCCGGGAGGCTCACTGGGCATCGTCGGCGAGTCCGGCTGCGGCAAGACCACCACGGCACGCATACTCGTCGGCCTCGAGACACCCGATGCCGGCACGGTCCACCTGGGCGGACGCGACCGTTCGGCACGCACCCGCGGCCGGGCCGAACGGCTGGCCCGCGCCCGCGAGATCCAGATGGTGTTCCAGGACCCGTACCTCTCCCTCGACCCCCGCATCAGCGTGAGCGCGTGCGTCGAAGAGGTCCTGCGCCTGTACTTCCCGCTGGACGCGCCGGCGCGGCGCAGGCGGGTCGCCGAACTCCTCGACCAGGTGGGGCTGGGAGAGCGCGAGGCCATGGCCCTGCCCCGCCGGTTGTCCGGAGGGCAGCGTCAACGCGTGGCGATCGCCCGGGCGTTGGCGGCCCGACCGCAGGTGCTCATCCTCGACGAGGCGGTCGCCGCCCTCGACGTCTCCATCCAGGCGCAGATCCTCGACCTGCTCGCCGGCATCCGCCGCGACGAGGGCATCGGCTTCCTCTTCGTCAGCCACGACCTCGCGGTCGTCCGGCACATCACCGACGAGGTGGTCGTGCTCAGGGCCGGAAAGATCGTCGAATCCGGCCCCACGACAACTGTCCTGACCACCCCCGAGCATCCCTACACCCGCCTCCTGCTCGACTCCGTACCGCGGCCCGGATGGGATCCGGACCGCATCTCCGCAGGCCGCCGCGCGCTTGCCTGA
- a CDS encoding ABC transporter ATP-binding protein, which translates to MTVQRTLLEIDNLTVRLPEGLAARPILDGVSLRVAAGETVGLVGESGSGKSVACRSVLGLLPEKARTEGEVRVAGRDVLTLDRKELNELRTRQVSMIFQDPRASVNPMRRVGDFLTEGMRAAGVPAAAATDRAEELLDAVGIRDPRGALRRHPHQFSGGMLQRVVIAAALANRPSLLVADEPTTALDVTTQAEVISILTRLQAERGTGMLFVTHDLELASAICDRVYVMYAGRIVETQAAGDLFERPRHPYTAGLLACTPRVEPDAAPPRPIPGRPVSLAESPAGCAFAARCAHAQERCPVEKPALRQYDGQGLVACLRAEEGILL; encoded by the coding sequence ATGACTGTGCAGCGGACTCTTCTTGAGATCGACAACCTCACCGTGCGGCTGCCCGAGGGGCTCGCGGCCCGGCCGATCCTGGACGGTGTGTCCCTGCGCGTCGCGGCGGGCGAGACCGTCGGCCTGGTCGGCGAATCCGGTTCGGGCAAGTCGGTCGCGTGCCGCAGCGTGCTCGGACTGCTGCCCGAAAAGGCGCGGACGGAGGGCGAGGTCCGTGTGGCGGGTCGCGACGTACTGACGCTGGACCGCAAGGAGTTGAATGAGCTGAGGACCCGTCAGGTCTCGATGATCTTCCAGGACCCGCGTGCCTCGGTCAATCCGATGCGGCGCGTGGGCGACTTCCTCACCGAGGGAATGCGTGCCGCCGGCGTACCTGCGGCGGCGGCGACGGACCGTGCCGAGGAACTCCTCGACGCGGTGGGCATCCGCGACCCGCGAGGCGCGCTGCGACGCCACCCGCACCAGTTCTCCGGCGGCATGCTCCAGCGGGTCGTCATCGCGGCGGCACTCGCGAACCGGCCCTCACTGCTCGTCGCCGACGAGCCGACGACCGCACTGGACGTCACGACCCAGGCCGAGGTCATCTCCATCCTCACCCGCCTGCAGGCCGAGCGCGGCACGGGGATGCTCTTCGTCACCCACGACCTGGAACTGGCCTCGGCCATCTGCGACCGCGTCTACGTCATGTACGCGGGACGGATCGTCGAGACGCAGGCCGCAGGCGACCTGTTCGAGCGCCCGCGCCACCCGTACACGGCCGGACTCCTCGCCTGCACACCCCGCGTCGAACCCGACGCGGCGCCGCCACGGCCCATCCCCGGCCGCCCGGTCTCGCTCGCCGAGTCGCCGGCCGGGTGCGCGTTCGCCGCGCGCTGCGCGCATGCGCAGGAGCGTTGCCCGGTCGAGAAGCCCGCCCTGCGGCAGTACGACGGCCAGGGTCTGGTCGCCTGCCTGCGCGCCGAAGAAGGGATCCTGCTGTGA
- a CDS encoding ABC transporter permease, with amino-acid sequence MTTAVDVTELRRRPGLRRLRVFGQGPLFTAAVLLLAVLVAVAVCAPLLAPYDPDALDLQATLAGSSTDHLLGADQSGRDVLSRLLYGARSGLLGPLVVVALSTLLGILVGVVAAWRGGWVDAVLSRSMDLVFSFPGLLVAIMFVAVTGPGMTAPVIAMAVAYTPYVGRLVRSIARQEKARPYIESYLVQGWSGWTICVRHLLPNITPTVLAQSAINFGYALMDLAALSFLGFGVQPPTADWGAMINEGEGALLQGAMLPALAPSVCIVLAVVAFSIVGEGIADRVAKRER; translated from the coding sequence ATGACCACCGCAGTCGACGTCACCGAGCTGCGCCGACGTCCCGGTCTGCGCCGCCTGCGCGTGTTCGGCCAGGGGCCGCTGTTCACCGCGGCCGTCCTGCTGCTGGCCGTGCTGGTGGCCGTCGCCGTGTGCGCACCGCTGCTCGCGCCGTACGACCCCGACGCCCTCGATCTGCAGGCCACCCTGGCCGGGAGCAGCACCGACCACCTCCTGGGAGCCGACCAGTCGGGCCGCGACGTGCTGTCGCGGCTGCTGTACGGCGCGCGCTCCGGGCTGCTCGGACCGCTCGTGGTCGTCGCGTTGTCGACCCTGCTGGGCATCCTGGTGGGCGTCGTCGCCGCCTGGCGCGGCGGCTGGGTGGACGCGGTCCTCTCCCGGTCGATGGACCTGGTGTTCTCCTTCCCCGGCCTGCTTGTGGCGATCATGTTCGTGGCTGTCACCGGACCGGGCATGACCGCGCCGGTCATCGCCATGGCGGTCGCGTACACGCCGTACGTGGGCCGCCTGGTGCGCAGCATCGCCCGGCAGGAGAAGGCCCGTCCGTACATCGAGTCGTACCTCGTCCAGGGCTGGTCGGGCTGGACGATCTGCGTCCGGCACCTGTTGCCCAACATCACGCCGACGGTGCTCGCCCAGTCGGCGATCAACTTCGGGTACGCCCTGATGGACCTCGCGGCTCTCTCCTTCCTCGGCTTCGGGGTACAGCCGCCGACCGCCGACTGGGGCGCGATGATCAACGAGGGTGAGGGCGCGCTGTTGCAGGGCGCGATGCTTCCCGCGCTCGCGCCGTCCGTGTGCATCGTGCTCGCCGTCGTGGCGTTCAGCATCGTCGGCGAGGGCATCGCCGACCGGGTCGCGAAGCGGGAACGGTGA
- a CDS encoding ABC transporter permease — MTRYLLGRLLGLVTVLLITSFLVFSAVHLAPGDPVSFLLKGHPVSPETKAAIRAQYHLDDPFFTQYLKWVGDVLHGDFGRSVQFRHDVGSLIGSRLPSTALLVGYSAVLVCLCGVLAGILAALRPGAIDRVVLLCTGVATATPPFVSAIVLVSLFSVQLGWFPGPGDGGTGFADRLYHLTLPAFALAVTLAGLLARVTRSSMLDQLGREHVEVARSRGVAEGDVVRRHVLRNALGPIVTVGGTMLAGLLVSTSIVETAFNVSGVGSLLVQSVTVKDFPVVQAITLITVAAFVLVNLVVDLLAPLIDPRLTLTRRGAS, encoded by the coding sequence ATGACCCGTTACCTCCTCGGCCGGCTCCTGGGGCTGGTGACCGTGCTGCTGATCACCTCGTTCCTGGTCTTCAGCGCGGTGCACCTGGCCCCGGGGGATCCGGTGTCCTTCCTTCTCAAGGGCCACCCGGTGTCGCCGGAGACCAAGGCCGCGATCCGCGCCCAGTACCACCTCGACGACCCGTTCTTCACCCAGTACCTGAAGTGGGTCGGCGATGTGCTGCACGGCGACTTCGGGCGCTCCGTCCAGTTCCGGCACGACGTCGGGTCCCTGATCGGCTCGCGTCTGCCGAGCACGGCCCTGCTCGTCGGGTACTCGGCGGTGCTGGTCTGTCTCTGCGGCGTGCTCGCGGGCATCCTCGCCGCGCTGCGCCCCGGGGCGATCGACCGCGTGGTGCTCCTGTGCACCGGCGTGGCCACGGCGACCCCGCCGTTCGTCAGCGCCATCGTGCTGGTCTCGCTGTTCTCCGTGCAGCTGGGCTGGTTCCCCGGGCCCGGCGACGGCGGCACCGGTTTCGCGGACCGGCTCTACCACCTGACGCTGCCCGCTTTCGCCCTCGCGGTCACCCTCGCCGGGCTGCTGGCCCGGGTGACCCGCTCCTCGATGCTCGACCAACTGGGGCGGGAGCACGTGGAGGTGGCGCGTTCCCGCGGGGTCGCCGAGGGCGACGTGGTGCGCCGGCACGTGCTGCGCAACGCGCTCGGCCCGATCGTCACCGTCGGCGGCACGATGCTCGCCGGACTCCTGGTGAGCACCTCGATCGTGGAGACCGCCTTCAATGTGTCCGGGGTCGGCTCACTGCTCGTGCAGTCGGTGACGGTCAAGGACTTCCCCGTGGTGCAGGCGATCACGCTGATCACCGTGGCGGCGTTCGTGCTGGTGAACCTGGTCGTGGACCTCCTCGCGCCGCTCATCGACCCCCGGCTGACCCTCACCCGGCGAGGTGCCTCATGA
- a CDS encoding ABC transporter substrate-binding protein — protein MRTSRSTALLAGAVALAATVSGCSGASSTSAGSAKGGTTYQVSADTPAAKGSISSFSWSLYAEPYSLDYTQAWDYPPNTVLANVCEQLFRITPDMKIAPGLAVKSANPDPLTWVYTLRSGVKFHSGSTMTADDVVASLKRHLDPAVGSAWGSAFKNVASVTKTGPLEVTIKLNKPDVLLDELMAASPGTIESAAFLARTGRDYGNPKAGVDCTGPYTLGTWAQGDSITLKKNPTYWDSTLTPKAESVKFVFIQDPAARTNAWLSGSVDGGYLVPATSIGQLKSTSRGKLYFGPNTAASDLAVFNLKGTLGDLKVRKALSMALDRQSIIKAAVAGVAVPAKAPAARGAWQTAPDRTERYFSDLPDLVYDIDDAKKLIKEAGATGKKVVIASSTLTPEITVVANAVQAAGKQIGLDVQIKPIAPDAYTALFTDPHASAGIDLVFTNGYINSPDPLEFYQSFRTGDFGNYGKYSNPEFDALYDRATAVADPAARADLTAELQKIALRDLPAIPLYEAPHSVFLGSRITGAPAGIAQLYYPWAAKIGSAN, from the coding sequence TTGCGTACCTCCAGATCCACCGCCCTGCTCGCCGGAGCCGTAGCGCTGGCTGCGACCGTCTCCGGCTGCTCCGGCGCCTCGTCCACCAGCGCCGGATCCGCCAAGGGCGGCACCACCTATCAGGTCTCAGCGGACACACCCGCGGCCAAGGGCTCGATCTCGTCGTTCTCCTGGTCGCTGTACGCCGAGCCGTACTCCCTCGACTACACGCAGGCCTGGGACTACCCGCCCAACACCGTCCTGGCGAACGTCTGCGAGCAGCTGTTCCGCATCACGCCGGACATGAAAATCGCGCCGGGCCTGGCCGTGAAGTCGGCCAATCCCGACCCGCTGACCTGGGTGTACACCCTGCGCAGCGGCGTGAAGTTCCATTCCGGTTCGACCATGACCGCGGACGACGTCGTCGCCTCACTGAAGCGCCATCTCGACCCGGCCGTGGGCTCGGCGTGGGGCAGCGCGTTCAAGAACGTCGCCTCGGTCACCAAGACCGGCCCGCTCGAAGTGACGATCAAGCTCAACAAGCCCGACGTCCTGCTCGACGAACTGATGGCGGCCTCCCCCGGCACCATCGAGAGCGCCGCGTTCCTCGCCAGGACCGGACGGGACTACGGCAACCCGAAAGCCGGCGTCGACTGCACCGGCCCCTACACGCTCGGCACCTGGGCCCAGGGCGACAGCATCACCCTGAAGAAGAACCCCACGTACTGGGACAGCACGCTGACCCCCAAGGCGGAAAGCGTCAAGTTCGTCTTCATCCAGGACCCGGCCGCGCGCACCAACGCCTGGCTCTCCGGATCGGTCGACGGCGGGTACCTGGTGCCGGCCACCTCGATCGGGCAGCTCAAGTCGACCTCGCGGGGCAAGCTGTACTTCGGCCCGAACACCGCCGCCTCCGACCTCGCCGTCTTCAACCTCAAGGGCACACTCGGCGATCTGAAGGTCCGTAAGGCCCTGTCCATGGCGCTGGACCGGCAGAGCATCATCAAGGCCGCCGTCGCGGGAGTGGCCGTCCCGGCCAAGGCCCCGGCCGCGCGGGGCGCCTGGCAAACCGCCCCGGACCGAACGGAACGCTACTTCTCCGACCTTCCCGACCTGGTGTACGACATCGACGACGCCAAGAAGCTGATCAAGGAGGCAGGTGCGACCGGCAAGAAGGTCGTCATCGCGAGCAGCACGCTCACCCCGGAGATAACCGTCGTCGCCAACGCCGTGCAGGCGGCCGGCAAGCAGATCGGCCTCGACGTGCAGATCAAGCCGATCGCGCCCGACGCGTACACCGCGCTCTTCACCGACCCGCACGCCAGCGCCGGCATCGACCTGGTGTTCACCAACGGCTACATCAACTCACCCGACCCGCTCGAGTTCTACCAGTCGTTCCGCACCGGCGACTTCGGCAACTACGGCAAGTACTCGAACCCTGAGTTCGATGCGCTCTACGACCGGGCGACGGCGGTCGCCGACCCGGCCGCACGTGCCGACCTGACCGCCGAGCTGCAGAAGATCGCGCTGCGCGACCTGCCCGCCATCCCGCTGTACGAGGCTCCCCACTCGGTGTTCCTGGGCAGCCGGATCACCGGTGCCCCGGCCGGCATCGCCCAGCTGTACTACCCCTGGGCCGCGAAGATCGGCTCGGCGAACTGA
- a CDS encoding LacI family DNA-binding transcriptional regulator codes for MTETPRRTGHGVPAAVPRVRLVDVAREAGLSKTTVSAALNGTGRLSPAVREHAREVARRLGYRPNPTARLLRAGHARLIGYAVGEYPTGPGSYMDSSYFTKLTSAVATAALRHGYGLVLLPTGSSPDEWADLPLDAAIVADPLVDDPLVEDFIAARILLSTDRSVEGRPGTHWVDVDADAAVREVLDHLHAQGARRIAVVAPDTPTRFYTAALDAYRRWCAEQRATPRVTHSARPGNGPAIEAVERSLTTPDRPDALFVLTEANPPLVLDAARRLGLSVPGDLMLVCASEDTSAAHADPPVTTLSLQPVSVAEKGVELLVAALESGSQEPTGALVRTKLEIRTSSGRGGDSTS; via the coding sequence ATGACCGAAACTCCGCGCCGCACTGGCCACGGCGTCCCGGCCGCCGTCCCCCGGGTGCGCCTCGTCGACGTCGCCCGCGAGGCGGGCCTGTCCAAGACCACCGTCTCCGCGGCGCTCAACGGCACCGGGCGCCTCTCGCCGGCCGTGCGCGAGCACGCCCGCGAGGTCGCACGCCGCCTCGGCTACCGGCCCAACCCGACGGCACGGCTGCTGCGCGCCGGGCACGCCAGGCTCATCGGCTACGCCGTGGGGGAGTACCCCACGGGCCCCGGGTCCTACATGGACTCCTCCTACTTCACCAAACTGACCAGCGCCGTCGCGACCGCGGCCCTGCGCCACGGCTACGGCCTGGTGCTGCTGCCCACCGGCTCCTCGCCCGACGAGTGGGCCGACCTGCCGCTCGACGCCGCGATCGTCGCCGACCCGCTCGTGGACGATCCCCTGGTGGAGGACTTCATCGCCGCCCGCATCCTGCTGTCCACCGACCGCTCGGTGGAGGGCCGTCCCGGCACGCACTGGGTGGACGTCGACGCCGACGCCGCCGTACGCGAGGTGCTGGACCATCTGCACGCACAGGGCGCACGGCGCATCGCGGTCGTGGCGCCCGACACCCCGACCCGCTTCTACACGGCGGCCCTGGACGCCTACCGGCGCTGGTGCGCCGAGCAGCGCGCCACGCCTCGTGTCACCCATTCGGCCCGGCCGGGGAACGGCCCTGCCATCGAGGCGGTCGAACGGTCCCTCACCACGCCCGACCGGCCGGACGCCCTGTTCGTGCTGACCGAGGCCAACCCGCCGCTGGTGCTCGACGCCGCACGCCGCCTGGGCCTGTCGGTCCCCGGCGACCTGATGCTGGTGTGCGCGAGCGAGGACACCTCGGCCGCCCACGCCGACCCGCCCGTCACGACCCTGAGCCTCCAGCCGGTGAGCGTGGCCGAGAAGGGCGTCGAGCTGCTCGTCGCGGCCTTGGAGAGCGGGAGCCAGGAGCCGACGGGCGCGCTGGTGCGGACGAAACTGGAGATCAGGACGTCGTCGGGGCGCGGGGGCGATTCCACCTCCTGA
- a CDS encoding amidohydrolase, with product MTKADLVFTQGPVHTGDPARTRASSLAVTGDRITAVGHDEVRELIGPRTEVVDLSGKLLLSGFQDSHIHAVYGGMELAECDLSGTVGVDEYLRRIREFADTHPGSGWITGGGWSMESFEGGLPTRQLLDSVVPDRPVYLVNRDHHGAWANTRALELAGVTRDTPDPDDGRIEREGDGAPSGVLQEGATGLVARLVPAKTAADRLDGLLRAQRLLHSLGITGWQDALLGEFNGQPDPSDAYLTAAREGTLTARVNGALWWDRGRGSDQIPELVSRRAELSHGRFRAGSVKIMQDGIAENFTAAMTSPYLDGCGCATANSGLSFVDPVALRSYVTELDALDFQVHFHALGDRAVREALDSIEAARTANGRRATRHHLAHLQVVHPDDIPRFARLGAIANIQPLWAAHEPQMDELTIPFLGPERAARQYPFGSLLRAGATLAAGSDWSVSSPDPLAGIHVAVNRMEPGATDGRVFLPEQRLDLATAVAAYTAGSAHVNGLDDTGTLRPGHLADLVVLDRDIFTAPAEEIHTARVLRTYVGGALVHSAS from the coding sequence ATGACCAAGGCCGATCTGGTCTTCACCCAAGGCCCCGTGCACACCGGGGACCCCGCCCGCACCCGGGCGAGCAGCCTCGCCGTCACCGGGGACCGGATCACGGCCGTCGGCCACGACGAGGTACGGGAGCTGATCGGCCCGAGGACCGAAGTCGTCGACCTCAGCGGCAAGCTGCTGCTTTCCGGCTTCCAGGACTCCCACATCCACGCCGTCTACGGCGGCATGGAGCTCGCCGAGTGCGACCTCAGCGGCACCGTGGGAGTCGACGAATACCTGCGCCGCATCCGTGAGTTCGCCGACACCCACCCCGGCAGCGGCTGGATCACAGGCGGCGGCTGGTCCATGGAGAGCTTCGAGGGCGGCCTTCCGACCCGGCAGCTGCTCGACTCCGTGGTGCCGGACCGGCCGGTGTACCTGGTCAACCGGGACCACCACGGCGCCTGGGCCAACACCCGCGCGCTCGAACTCGCCGGCGTCACCCGGGACACCCCGGACCCCGACGACGGCCGGATCGAACGAGAGGGCGACGGCGCACCGAGCGGCGTCCTCCAGGAGGGAGCCACCGGCCTGGTGGCCCGGCTGGTGCCCGCGAAGACCGCCGCCGACCGCCTCGACGGCCTGCTGCGCGCTCAGCGGCTGCTGCACTCGCTCGGCATCACCGGCTGGCAGGACGCCCTGCTCGGCGAGTTCAACGGCCAGCCCGACCCCTCCGACGCCTACCTCACCGCCGCCCGCGAGGGAACCCTCACCGCCCGGGTCAACGGCGCGCTCTGGTGGGACCGCGGCCGAGGTTCGGACCAGATCCCGGAGCTGGTCTCCCGCCGCGCGGAACTGAGCCACGGCAGGTTCCGGGCCGGCTCGGTGAAGATCATGCAGGACGGCATCGCGGAGAACTTCACCGCCGCGATGACCAGCCCCTACCTGGACGGCTGCGGCTGCGCCACCGCCAACAGCGGCCTGAGCTTCGTCGACCCGGTCGCGCTGCGTTCGTACGTCACCGAACTCGACGCGCTCGACTTCCAGGTGCACTTCCACGCCCTCGGCGACCGCGCGGTGCGCGAGGCGCTGGACTCGATCGAGGCGGCCCGCACCGCCAACGGCCGCCGCGCCACCCGGCACCACCTCGCCCACTTGCAGGTGGTCCATCCCGACGACATCCCGCGCTTCGCGCGGCTCGGCGCGATCGCCAACATCCAGCCGCTGTGGGCCGCCCACGAGCCGCAGATGGACGAACTGACCATCCCCTTCCTGGGTCCCGAACGCGCCGCCCGGCAGTACCCCTTCGGCTCCCTGCTGCGGGCCGGCGCGACCCTCGCGGCGGGCAGCGACTGGTCCGTGAGCAGCCCCGACCCGCTCGCCGGTATCCATGTCGCCGTCAACCGGATGGAGCCCGGGGCGACCGACGGCCGGGTCTTCCTGCCCGAACAGCGCCTCGACCTCGCCACCGCGGTCGCGGCCTACACAGCGGGTTCGGCCCACGTCAACGGCCTGGACGACACCGGCACCCTGCGGCCGGGCCACCTCGCCGATCTGGTGGTCCTCGACCGGGACATCTTCACCGCCCCGGCCGAGGAGATCCACACGGCCCGGGTTCTGCGGACCTACGTGGGGGGAGCACTGGTGCACTCCGCCTCCTGA